From Flavobacterium sp. 102, a single genomic window includes:
- the hemC gene encoding hydroxymethylbilane synthase, producing MTEKTIRIGTRDSELALWQAHTVQKKLNDLGYKTTIVAVKSQGDIILDKPLYELGITGIFTKTLDIAMINGEVDIAVHSMKDVPTALPIGIVQAAVLERANVLDILVHKGNLDFLNTNGTIATGSLRRQAQWLNKYPNHTVADLRGNVNTRMQKLQDNDWSGAVFAAAGLERINLKPETFIDLDWMIPAPAQGAMVVVAMGNDDYTIDAISQLNDIETEICTYIERQFLRTLEGGCTAPIGALAKYNQNDDTIEFHGCLLSLDGKQKFEIKKAVDLSEWKKIGFHSAQEILENGGSELMVEIKKQLKPKV from the coding sequence GTGACTGAAAAAACCATACGTATAGGAACTCGCGATAGCGAATTAGCCCTTTGGCAAGCGCATACGGTTCAAAAAAAGCTAAACGATTTAGGGTATAAAACCACTATTGTTGCCGTGAAATCTCAAGGCGATATTATTCTCGACAAACCTTTATACGAACTCGGAATCACGGGAATTTTCACCAAAACGTTAGACATAGCCATGATTAATGGCGAAGTTGATATTGCCGTACATTCTATGAAAGATGTGCCAACGGCTTTGCCAATCGGCATTGTTCAAGCAGCAGTTTTGGAAAGGGCGAATGTGTTAGATATTTTAGTGCACAAAGGCAATCTCGATTTTTTAAACACAAACGGAACTATTGCTACCGGAAGCTTACGCCGACAAGCGCAATGGCTGAATAAATACCCAAATCACACGGTTGCCGATTTACGCGGTAACGTAAATACACGCATGCAAAAGTTGCAAGACAATGATTGGAGCGGAGCTGTTTTTGCTGCGGCTGGTCTGGAAAGAATCAATTTAAAACCGGAAACTTTTATCGATTTAGATTGGATGATTCCGGCTCCGGCACAAGGAGCTATGGTAGTAGTAGCGATGGGTAATGACGATTATACAATCGATGCAATTTCGCAATTGAATGATATCGAAACCGAAATTTGCACCTATATAGAGAGACAATTTTTAAGAACATTGGAAGGCGGTTGTACGGCGCCAATAGGAGCTTTAGCCAAATACAATCAGAACGATGATACGATAGAATTTCATGGATGTCTTCTTTCTCTTGACGGAAAACAGAAGTTCGAAATCAAGAAAGCAGTAGACCTTTCGGAGTGGAAAAAAATAGGCTTTCATTCGGCACAAGAAATTCTTGAAAATGGGGGAAGTGAGTTGATGGTTGAAATAAAGAAACAACTTAAACCTAAAGTGTAA
- a CDS encoding uroporphyrinogen-III synthase yields the protein MENQIRILSTKKLSENQKQLLLSANFAVEEADFINVESKYFDIESVNDFLIFTSQNAVESVLENKKINEIKTRKCFCVGEKTRTLLEQNDFEVIVSSDYASELASIICNQYFKSSFTFFCGNLRRDILPDSLTLAEVIFEEIEVYETVLTPHKADDNLNAVLFFSPSGIQSFLKTNVIRDEICFCIGSTTAKALRNITKKAVIANQPTIESTILKSIEFFNKI from the coding sequence ATGGAAAATCAAATTCGCATATTATCAACCAAAAAGCTTTCTGAAAATCAAAAGCAATTGTTGTTGAGTGCGAATTTTGCAGTCGAAGAAGCCGATTTTATCAATGTAGAAAGTAAATATTTTGATATCGAAAGTGTTAATGACTTTCTGATTTTCACCAGTCAAAATGCCGTTGAGAGTGTTTTAGAGAATAAAAAGATAAACGAAATAAAAACGCGAAAATGTTTCTGCGTAGGCGAAAAAACCAGAACGTTATTAGAACAAAATGACTTTGAAGTAATCGTAAGCTCGGATTACGCCTCGGAATTGGCTTCGATTATTTGTAACCAATATTTCAAAAGCAGTTTCACGTTCTTTTGCGGGAATTTGAGAAGAGATATTCTACCGGATTCACTTACATTAGCCGAAGTGATTTTTGAGGAGATTGAAGTTTACGAGACTGTTTTAACGCCTCACAAGGCAGATGATAATTTGAATGCAGTTTTGTTTTTTAGTCCGTCGGGCATACAAAGTTTTTTGAAAACCAATGTCATTCGGGACGAAATATGTTTTTGTATAGGCAGTACAACAGCAAAGGCATTAAGAAATATTACGAAGAAAGCGGTTATTGCAAACCAACCCACAATAGAAAGTACCATTTTAAAAAGTATAGAATTTTTTAATAAAATATAG
- a CDS encoding AraC family transcriptional regulator: protein MGSQEVITIENDFTLIRFQNDGNDNFHVKRHISQGLIQFHFGIKGKAKFVFNQGNYALDLKEEKSLLFYNPQKELPLDLELAPNSWVISVIISIQKFHSLFTNQSDHIPFLSPENNDKKYYQEENISPSMAIVLSQMFHYSLNPSIKNLYYKGKGYELLSLYFNRNEDPNAEQCPFLIDEDNVMKIKKAKEIMIANMAEPPGLEELSEQVGLSLKKLKMGFKQIYGDTVYGFLFDYKMDYARQLLDSGSYNVNEVGLKIGYSTGSHFIAAFKKKFATTPKKYLMSLNANT from the coding sequence ATGGGTTCTCAAGAAGTTATAACTATTGAAAATGATTTTACTTTAATTCGTTTTCAAAACGATGGAAATGACAATTTTCATGTAAAAAGACATATCAGTCAAGGACTTATACAATTTCACTTCGGCATTAAAGGCAAAGCAAAATTTGTCTTCAATCAGGGAAATTATGCGTTAGATTTAAAAGAAGAAAAGTCATTGTTGTTCTACAATCCACAAAAAGAACTGCCTTTAGATTTAGAATTGGCTCCAAATTCTTGGGTGATTTCGGTGATTATTTCCATCCAAAAGTTTCATTCTTTGTTCACCAATCAGTCTGACCATATTCCGTTCTTGAGTCCGGAGAACAACGATAAAAAATATTACCAAGAAGAAAATATTAGTCCGTCAATGGCGATTGTTTTGAGTCAAATGTTTCATTACTCACTCAATCCTTCCATCAAAAATCTATATTATAAAGGGAAAGGTTATGAATTGTTGAGTTTGTATTTCAATAGAAACGAAGACCCGAATGCTGAACAATGTCCATTCCTAATTGACGAAGACAATGTCATGAAAATCAAAAAAGCCAAAGAAATCATGATTGCCAATATGGCTGAACCGCCAGGATTAGAAGAGCTTTCGGAGCAAGTTGGATTAAGTTTGAAAAAATTAAAAATGGGGTTCAAGCAAATTTACGGCGACACGGTTTATGGTTTTTTATTCGATTATAAAATGGATTACGCCCGACAATTATTGGATTCCGGTTCATATAATGTGAATGAAGTTGGGCTCAAAATCGGCTACAGCACCGGAAGTCATTTTATTGCAGCGTTCAAAAAGAAATTTGCCACGACACCCAAAAAATATTTAATGAGTCTGAATGCCAATACCTAA
- a CDS encoding methylated-DNA--[protein]-cysteine S-methyltransferase, producing the protein METAFIKTPLGIAKIAGDDNGIAIISILEEGELTITIPSVLTEAVQQLQDYFQGNRIDFDFKINPNGTDFQQKVWQELLNIPFGKTMSYLDLSKKLGDVKAIRAVASANGKNPLWIVVPCHRVIGTDGSLTGYAGGLWRKKWLLEHESPSAQQSLF; encoded by the coding sequence ATGGAAACCGCATTCATCAAAACACCACTCGGAATAGCCAAAATTGCTGGCGATGACAACGGTATTGCCATAATTTCAATTTTGGAAGAAGGCGAACTTACCATTACAATTCCATCTGTTTTGACAGAAGCAGTACAACAACTCCAAGATTATTTCCAAGGAAATCGAATTGATTTTGATTTTAAAATAAATCCTAACGGAACCGATTTCCAACAAAAAGTTTGGCAAGAATTGTTGAATATTCCGTTTGGCAAAACCATGTCTTATCTTGATTTGTCTAAAAAGTTAGGCGATGTCAAAGCCATTCGAGCAGTAGCATCAGCCAATGGTAAAAACCCTTTATGGATTGTCGTTCCGTGTCATCGCGTTATTGGAACGGATGGATCTTTAACCGGTTATGCCGGCGGACTTTGGCGCAAAAAATGGTTATTGGAGCACGAAAGTCCGAGTGCTCAACAATCACTTTTTTAA
- a CDS encoding PAS domain-containing sensor histidine kinase: MINGFKMSMLSLRIRIFLSMIILILIASILMASISIIQFKNEAKDYHQERLDRKEFAIKEHINYVLSTTTYPLTPENLRLIFKDKIHELSDIHNLEINIYSLEGKLVKSSKSTFSVDKVAPPIPNYILKLVQSSVDKRYVDIKNIDGVKNRSSYSQIKDDKFKPLGILNLPYVEDDGFYETELREFLLRLSQVYSFMLVIAFALAYFLSSYITKSLKTISDKINETSLNQKNEKIVIEANSKEINSLINAYNQMVDKLEESASMLAQSEREQAWREMAKQVAHEIKNPLTPMRLTVQSFERKFDPNDPDLKQKLNDYSKTMIQQIDTMSSVASAFSNFASMPAQQNENLNVVDVVELALDIFNEDYIVFESDKEEIISKLDRTQLIRIITNLVKNATQSIPEDQEEKQVLVSVNEVKDNVIISVKDNGIGISSENIDYIFEPKFTTKTSGMGLGLGIIKNIIENYKGTITFETELGKGSTFIVSLPIVK, encoded by the coding sequence ATGATAAACGGCTTCAAAATGTCAATGCTTTCGCTTCGCATCAGGATTTTCCTGTCGATGATTATATTGATATTAATTGCCTCGATTTTGATGGCTTCTATTTCGATTATTCAGTTTAAGAATGAAGCCAAAGATTATCACCAAGAACGTTTAGACCGAAAAGAATTTGCCATCAAAGAGCACATCAACTATGTGCTTTCCACGACAACGTATCCGCTGACACCTGAAAATCTTCGATTGATTTTTAAGGATAAAATACACGAACTGTCAGACATTCACAACCTTGAAATCAATATTTATTCTTTAGAAGGAAAATTGGTCAAATCTTCTAAGTCAACCTTTTCCGTGGATAAAGTGGCGCCGCCAATTCCTAACTATATCCTGAAACTCGTTCAATCTTCTGTTGACAAAAGATATGTTGACATTAAAAATATTGACGGTGTAAAAAACCGTTCCTCTTATAGCCAAATCAAAGATGACAAATTTAAACCCTTGGGCATTCTAAACCTTCCTTATGTTGAAGACGATGGTTTTTACGAGACTGAACTGCGTGAATTTTTACTCCGCTTGAGTCAGGTATATTCTTTTATGTTGGTTATTGCTTTCGCTTTGGCCTATTTTCTATCCAGTTATATCACCAAATCGCTGAAAACCATTTCGGATAAAATCAACGAAACCAGTCTGAACCAAAAAAACGAAAAAATTGTCATTGAAGCCAATAGTAAAGAAATCAACTCTTTGATCAATGCTTATAACCAAATGGTAGACAAACTGGAAGAAAGTGCCTCCATGTTGGCCCAAAGCGAACGTGAACAAGCTTGGCGTGAAATGGCAAAGCAAGTCGCCCACGAAATCAAAAATCCGTTGACACCAATGCGTTTAACGGTGCAAAGTTTCGAAAGAAAATTTGACCCAAATGATCCTGATTTGAAGCAAAAACTGAATGATTATTCTAAAACCATGATTCAGCAAATTGACACGATGAGTTCAGTCGCATCGGCGTTTTCTAACTTTGCTTCGATGCCGGCGCAGCAGAATGAAAATCTGAATGTGGTTGATGTGGTTGAATTGGCTTTGGATATTTTTAATGAAGATTATATCGTTTTTGAAAGTGATAAAGAAGAAATTATATCGAAACTGGACCGAACACAATTGATTAGAATCATTACCAATTTAGTTAAAAATGCCACGCAATCCATTCCGGAAGATCAAGAAGAAAAGCAGGTTTTGGTTTCGGTAAATGAAGTGAAAGACAATGTCATTATTTCGGTTAAAGACAATGGAATCGGAATTAGTTCAGAAAACATCGATTATATTTTCGAACCAAAATTCACCACCAAAACCAGCGGTATGGGATTGGGATTGGGAATTATCAAAAACATTATAGAAAATTACAAAGGAACTATTACATTTGAAACCGAACTTGGAAAAGGCTCAACGTTTATTGTGTCGCTTCCTATTGTTAAATAA
- a CDS encoding CopD family protein — translation MELYNYIKSLHLIFVITWFAGLFYIVRLFVYQIEANDKPSPEKEILQKQYKIMTYRLWYIITWPSAVLATIFALWLLHLMPAWIHMPWMQVKLGFVVLLFAYHFKCHQIYNQLQKDKFKYSSNFMRLWNEGATIILFSVVFLVILKNAFNWIYGVVGIVLFSILIMLGFKFYKRIREKK, via the coding sequence ATGGAATTGTACAACTACATAAAATCATTGCACCTCATCTTTGTTATCACATGGTTTGCGGGTTTGTTTTATATTGTTCGCTTGTTTGTGTACCAAATTGAAGCCAACGACAAACCTTCGCCTGAGAAAGAAATTTTGCAAAAGCAATACAAAATTATGACTTACCGTCTTTGGTATATCATCACTTGGCCTAGTGCGGTTTTGGCAACAATATTCGCTTTGTGGTTGTTACATTTGATGCCCGCATGGATTCATATGCCATGGATGCAAGTGAAATTAGGTTTTGTAGTTTTATTATTCGCTTATCATTTCAAATGCCATCAAATTTACAATCAGTTGCAAAAGGACAAATTCAAATACAGCTCTAACTTTATGCGATTGTGGAATGAAGGCGCCACGATTATCCTATTTTCTGTCGTTTTTTTAGTAATTTTAAAAAATGCTTTCAACTGGATTTATGGCGTGGTCGGAATTGTTTTGTTTTCGATTTTGATTATGCTTGGTTTTAAATTTTACAAACGAATTCGGGAGAAAAAATAA
- a CDS encoding c-type cytochrome, with translation MKKIILLAFIITFVSCKKEAEKNYGQPKQDDTAVTVSGQELFEGKGTCNACHLPDQKVIGPSIAEIANTYKEKKGSIVSFLKEESEPIVDPSQYEVMKTNFAITKLMSNEELKAIEDYIYSFSK, from the coding sequence ATGAAAAAAATTATATTACTTGCTTTTATCATCACATTCGTGTCTTGTAAAAAAGAAGCAGAAAAAAACTACGGTCAACCCAAACAAGACGACACAGCAGTTACTGTTTCGGGTCAAGAACTATTTGAAGGCAAAGGAACGTGCAATGCCTGTCATTTACCAGACCAAAAAGTAATCGGACCAAGTATCGCTGAGATTGCCAACACCTACAAAGAAAAAAAAGGAAGTATTGTTAGTTTTTTGAAAGAAGAAAGCGAACCCATAGTTGACCCAAGTCAGTATGAGGTAATGAAAACCAATTTCGCCATCACCAAGCTAATGAGCAATGAAGAACTGAAAGCCATAGAAGATTATATCTATAGTTTCTCGAAATAA
- the hemA gene encoding glutamyl-tRNA reductase has protein sequence MENFNMSKHTSFYAVGLSYKKADAEIRGKFSLDAKAKSTLLMQAEAEGIEALIVTSTCNRTEIYGFANHPYELIKLLCENSQGSVQEFQEVAYIYKNQEAINHMFRVGTGLDSQILGDFEIISQMKIAFVESKSNGLVNSFLERLVNSVIQASKKIKTDTNISTGATSVSFASVQYIIKNVEDIANKNILLFGTGKIGRNTCENLVKHTKHEQITLINRTKDKAEKLGQKLDLVVKDYADLQLELQKADVVVVATGAQNPTIDKAILNLKKPLLILDLSIPKNVNENVQEIEGVTLIHLDHLSQITDETLENRKLHIPAAEAIIEEIKEEFMAWAKNRKFAPTIQALKEKLNSIKDGELNVQRKKLSNFDEEQAELISNRIIQKITNHFVNHLKDGDSMDEGIEWIEKVFQLDQEKSFF, from the coding sequence ATGGAAAATTTTAATATGTCGAAACATACCTCTTTTTACGCCGTTGGATTAAGTTATAAAAAAGCAGATGCTGAAATCAGAGGAAAGTTCAGTTTGGATGCCAAAGCAAAATCAACTTTATTGATGCAAGCCGAAGCAGAAGGAATCGAGGCCTTAATCGTTACATCAACCTGTAACCGAACTGAAATATACGGTTTTGCTAATCATCCTTACGAGTTAATCAAATTGCTTTGCGAAAACAGCCAAGGTTCTGTACAAGAGTTTCAAGAAGTGGCTTACATTTATAAAAATCAAGAAGCAATTAACCACATGTTTCGCGTTGGAACCGGTTTAGACAGTCAAATCTTAGGTGATTTTGAAATCATCAGCCAGATGAAGATTGCTTTTGTTGAGAGTAAATCAAATGGTTTGGTGAATTCGTTCTTAGAAAGATTAGTGAATTCCGTTATTCAAGCCAGCAAAAAAATCAAAACCGATACCAATATTTCTACCGGAGCCACTTCAGTTTCATTTGCTTCAGTACAATACATTATCAAAAATGTTGAAGATATTGCCAATAAAAATATTCTGCTTTTTGGAACGGGAAAAATAGGCAGAAACACTTGCGAAAATTTGGTTAAACATACCAAGCATGAGCAAATCACGTTAATCAATCGTACCAAAGACAAAGCCGAAAAATTAGGTCAAAAGTTAGATCTAGTCGTTAAAGACTATGCTGATTTACAATTGGAACTGCAAAAAGCTGACGTTGTAGTTGTAGCGACCGGTGCTCAAAATCCAACGATTGATAAAGCCATTTTAAATTTGAAAAAACCGTTGTTGATTTTAGATTTATCGATTCCTAAAAATGTAAACGAAAATGTACAGGAAATAGAAGGTGTGACTTTAATTCATTTAGACCATCTTTCTCAAATTACGGATGAGACTTTAGAAAACAGAAAATTGCACATTCCGGCAGCGGAAGCGATTATTGAAGAAATCAAAGAAGAGTTTATGGCTTGGGCCAAAAACCGAAAGTTTGCACCAACTATTCAAGCGTTGAAAGAAAAACTCAATTCTATCAAAGATGGCGAATTGAATGTACAACGCAAAAAATTATCCAATTTTGATGAAGAGCAAGCCGAATTAATCAGCAATAGAATTATCCAAAAAATCACCAATCATTTTGTAAATCATCTGAAAGATGGCGATTCTATGGACGAAGGCATCGAATGGATTGAAAAAGTTTTCCAGTTAGACCAGGAAAAATCATTTTTTTAA
- the hemE gene encoding uroporphyrinogen decarboxylase, which yields MIKNDLFLRALNNETVERPPVWMMRQAGRYLPEFRALRDKYDFFTRCETPELAAEITVQPIRIVKPDAAILFSDILVVPRAMGIHVELKDNLGPIIPNPIRTMEQVNQVFVPDVHETLGYVFDAIKLTKEMLNDEVPLIGFAGSPWTIFCYAVEGKGSKSFDTAKGFCFSNPVAAHTLLQKITDTTILYLKEKVKAGCNAIQIFDSWGGMLSPVDYQEFSWPYINQIVEALADDTKVIVFGKGCWFALGDMAKSKASALGVDWTCSARNARYLSGGKITLQGNFDPSRLLSPIPTIKKMVHEMINEFGKDSYIVNLGHGILPNIPVDHAKAFIEAVKEYKS from the coding sequence ATGATTAAAAACGATTTATTCCTTCGCGCCTTAAACAATGAAACAGTAGAACGTCCACCGGTTTGGATGATGCGTCAAGCAGGAAGATATTTGCCTGAATTCAGAGCCTTACGCGATAAATATGATTTCTTCACCCGTTGTGAAACACCGGAATTAGCCGCAGAAATCACGGTTCAACCGATTAGAATTGTAAAGCCGGATGCGGCGATTTTGTTTTCGGATATTTTGGTAGTACCAAGAGCGATGGGTATACACGTTGAGTTGAAAGACAATTTGGGACCCATAATCCCCAATCCAATCAGAACGATGGAACAAGTCAATCAAGTCTTCGTTCCGGATGTTCACGAGACTTTAGGTTATGTTTTTGACGCTATCAAATTAACCAAAGAAATGCTAAACGATGAGGTGCCACTTATCGGTTTCGCCGGTTCGCCATGGACTATTTTTTGTTATGCAGTTGAAGGAAAAGGCTCTAAAAGTTTCGATACCGCCAAAGGATTTTGTTTCTCCAATCCGGTTGCGGCACATACTTTATTGCAAAAAATCACTGATACGACCATTTTATATTTAAAAGAAAAAGTAAAAGCAGGTTGTAACGCCATTCAGATTTTTGATTCTTGGGGCGGAATGTTATCACCGGTTGATTATCAAGAATTCTCGTGGCCTTACATCAACCAAATCGTAGAAGCATTGGCCGATGACACTAAAGTAATCGTATTCGGAAAAGGATGTTGGTTTGCACTTGGTGACATGGCCAAATCTAAAGCGTCAGCCCTTGGCGTAGATTGGACTTGCTCGGCCAGAAATGCTCGTTATTTATCAGGTGGAAAAATTACACTCCAAGGAAACTTCGATCCTTCAAGATTATTGTCTCCAATTCCAACCATCAAAAAAATGGTGCACGAAATGATAAACGAATTCGGAAAAGACAGTTACATCGTAAACCTTGGTCACGGGATTTTACCCAATATTCCGGTAGATCATGCGAAAGCATTTATTGAAGCCGTGAAAGAATATAAATCATAG
- the hemF gene encoding oxygen-dependent coproporphyrinogen oxidase, with translation MKDKFYQYILQLQNQITSALEAVDGVAKFREDIWQRPEGGGGRTRVMENGNVFEKGGVNISAVHGKLPETMRQLFNVGEADFFACGLSLVIHPKSPMVPTVHANWRYFEMYDDNGNVINSWFGGGQDLTPYYLFEEDAKHFHQTCKNACDKHSRSFGTDFYPKYKKQCDAYFWNAHRNEARGIGGLFFDYCKATESMSMEDWYNFVTEVGNSFCEAYVPIVERRKTLSYTPEQKTWQEIRRGRYVEFNLVHDKGTLFGLKTNGRIESILMSLPPQVQWVYDHHPEIGSEEEKLVKILEKPIDWI, from the coding sequence ATGAAAGATAAATTTTATCAATATATATTACAATTACAAAACCAAATCACTTCCGCTTTAGAAGCGGTTGATGGTGTAGCAAAATTCCGTGAAGATATTTGGCAACGACCGGAAGGCGGCGGCGGAAGAACCCGCGTGATGGAGAATGGAAATGTTTTTGAAAAAGGCGGCGTAAACATTTCAGCCGTTCACGGTAAATTACCCGAAACGATGCGTCAACTGTTCAACGTTGGCGAAGCTGATTTCTTTGCGTGTGGACTGAGTTTAGTGATTCACCCAAAAAGCCCAATGGTGCCAACGGTTCACGCCAATTGGCGCTATTTCGAAATGTATGACGATAATGGAAATGTAATTAATAGTTGGTTTGGTGGCGGACAAGATTTAACGCCTTATTATTTGTTTGAAGAAGATGCCAAACATTTTCACCAAACGTGTAAAAACGCGTGCGACAAACACTCCCGAAGCTTCGGGACCGATTTTTATCCGAAATACAAAAAACAATGCGACGCCTATTTTTGGAATGCCCATAGAAATGAAGCACGAGGCATAGGCGGTTTGTTTTTCGATTATTGCAAAGCAACAGAATCAATGTCAATGGAAGATTGGTACAATTTTGTGACTGAAGTTGGAAACAGTTTCTGTGAAGCTTACGTTCCCATTGTAGAAAGAAGAAAAACATTATCCTATACGCCCGAACAAAAAACCTGGCAGGAAATCCGTCGCGGTCGTTATGTCGAATTCAATTTGGTACACGACAAAGGCACGCTATTCGGACTCAAAACCAATGGTAGAATCGAGAGCATCTTGATGTCTTTACCACCACAGGTACAATGGGTTTACGATCATCATCCGGAAATCGGAAGCGAAGAAGAAAAATTAGTCAAAATATTAGAAAAACCAATTGACTGGATATAA
- the hemH gene encoding ferrochelatase: MKGVLLVNLGSPESPTAKDVKPYLDEFLMDKYVIDVPFLLRALLVRGIILQTRPKKSAEAYSQIWTDEGSPLIVFSKKMHQKVEKLVDVPVALAMRYGTMTMQKGLQELKDKGVTEVMLLALYPQYAMASTTTIWALADELQQKHFPEMTISKVPAFYNKPDFIKTLAHSIKKHLAGFEYDHLLFSYHGIPKRHIRKTDITKSHCTIDGKCCVTASPAHEFCYRHQCYETTRQVVELLGIPEGKYSQTFQSRLAGDKWLTPYTDVEINKMPEKGIKKLAVVTPAFVSDCLETLEEIAMRANEDFKEHGGEEFFAVPCLNDEDEWCEVVANWVKDWAK; the protein is encoded by the coding sequence ATGAAAGGAGTATTATTAGTCAATCTCGGTTCGCCCGAAAGTCCAACTGCCAAAGATGTAAAACCGTATTTAGATGAATTTTTAATGGATAAATACGTGATCGACGTTCCATTTTTATTAAGAGCGCTTTTAGTACGCGGGATTATTTTACAAACACGCCCAAAAAAATCAGCCGAGGCTTACAGTCAAATATGGACGGATGAAGGTTCGCCGCTAATTGTTTTCTCGAAGAAAATGCACCAAAAAGTGGAGAAATTGGTTGATGTACCAGTGGCCTTAGCGATGCGTTACGGAACGATGACGATGCAAAAAGGATTACAGGAATTGAAAGACAAAGGTGTAACCGAAGTGATGTTGTTGGCTTTGTATCCGCAATATGCGATGGCTTCTACGACCACAATTTGGGCTTTAGCCGATGAATTGCAACAGAAACATTTCCCTGAAATGACGATTTCCAAAGTTCCGGCTTTTTACAACAAACCTGATTTTATCAAAACCTTAGCCCATTCGATTAAAAAACACTTAGCCGGATTTGAATACGATCATTTATTGTTTTCCTATCACGGCATTCCGAAACGTCATATTCGCAAAACCGATATAACCAAATCACATTGTACTATTGATGGTAAATGTTGTGTAACCGCTTCGCCGGCACATGAATTTTGCTATCGACACCAATGTTATGAAACGACAAGACAAGTGGTTGAATTACTAGGAATTCCGGAAGGCAAATACAGTCAGACTTTCCAATCTCGCTTAGCCGGTGACAAATGGTTGACACCTTACACCGATGTTGAAATCAATAAAATGCCCGAAAAAGGCATTAAAAAATTAGCCGTAGTTACGCCGGCATTCGTTAGCGATTGTTTGGAAACTTTAGAAGAAATTGCCATGCGTGCCAATGAAGATTTCAAAGAACACGGTGGCGAAGAATTCTTTGCGGTGCCTTGTTTGAATGATGAAGACGAATGGTGTGAAGTCGTGGCAAATTGGGTGAAAGATTGGGCAAAATAA
- the hemB gene encoding porphobilinogen synthase encodes MFPLQRGRRLRVNESIRSLVRETTLSPSDFMFPMFIAEGENYKFEIPSMPGIFRRSIDLTVEEVKEIYALGIRAVNIYVKVDESLKDNTGKEAWNPNGLMQRAIKAIKTACPEMIVMPDVALDPYSIYGHDGIIENGDIANDATNEALVKMAVSHAQAGADFVAPSDMMDGRVLRLRQGLDAAGFSNVGIMSYSAKYASAFYGPFRDALDSAPREADVVVPKDKKTYQMDYANRIEAIKEALMDVEEGADMVMVKPGIAYLDIVREVKNAVNVPVTVFHVSGEYAMIKAASERGWLDHDKIMMEQLMCIKRAGASLISTYFAKEAAILLNQ; translated from the coding sequence ATGTTCCCACTACAAAGAGGCAGAAGATTAAGAGTTAACGAAAGCATTCGTTCCCTAGTCCGCGAAACAACTTTAAGTCCAAGCGACTTCATGTTCCCAATGTTCATCGCAGAAGGTGAAAATTATAAATTTGAAATCCCATCAATGCCCGGTATTTTCCGTCGTTCTATCGATTTAACGGTAGAAGAAGTCAAAGAAATTTACGCTTTAGGCATTCGCGCCGTAAACATCTATGTAAAAGTAGATGAAAGCCTAAAAGACAACACCGGTAAAGAAGCTTGGAATCCCAACGGATTAATGCAACGCGCCATCAAAGCCATTAAAACCGCTTGTCCGGAAATGATTGTCATGCCCGATGTCGCTTTAGATCCATACTCCATTTACGGTCATGACGGTATCATCGAAAACGGTGATATTGCCAACGATGCGACCAATGAAGCTTTGGTAAAAATGGCCGTTTCTCATGCACAAGCCGGAGCCGATTTTGTAGCGCCAAGCGACATGATGGACGGACGCGTTTTAAGATTACGCCAAGGTTTAGACGCTGCCGGTTTTTCAAACGTAGGCATTATGAGTTATTCGGCTAAATATGCTTCGGCATTTTATGGGCCATTTCGTGATGCTTTAGACAGCGCACCAAGAGAAGCCGATGTAGTGGTTCCGAAAGACAAAAAAACGTACCAAATGGACTATGCTAACCGCATCGAAGCCATCAAGGAAGCCTTAATGGACGTTGAAGAAGGAGCCGATATGGTGATGGTAAAACCCGGAATTGCCTATTTAGATATCGTTCGCGAAGTCAAAAATGCCGTAAATGTTCCGGTGACGGTTTTCCACGTGTCGGGCGAATATGCCATGATCAAAGCCGCTTCTGAAAGAGGTTGGCTCGACCACGACAAAATTATGATGGAGCAATTAATGTGTATTAAACGCGCCGGCGCGAGTTTGATTTCGACTTATTTTGCTAAGGAAGCTGCTATTTTATTAAATCAATAA